One window of the Rhizorhabdus dicambivorans genome contains the following:
- a CDS encoding nucleotide sugar dehydrogenase, whose translation MSRVAVIGLGYVGLPLAAALARHFPTVGIDIDKGRVDELRNGHDRTNELDGAALAASPLEYATDIEAGAEADVIIVTVPTPVDHANQPDLGPVMSATRSVARILKPGRGTIIVYESTVYPGVTEDLCGPELEKLSGLKRGTDFFLGYSPERINPGDREHTVDRITKVVAGENPDVLDTLCQVYGAVTTGGTFRAASIKVAEAAKVIENAQRDINIAFVNEITQIFGKVGISVWDVLAAAGTKWNFLKFVPGLVGGHCIGVDPYYLSHLAQQLGHYPRVILAGRGINDGMGGWVADQIHERIPSGSRILVLGLTFKENVPDLRNSRVIDVVRRLEWLRHEVVIHDPLADPAEARHEYGVDLAGDALQQRFDVVIGAVSHADYAGMSADRLAALVGEGGMVADLKGMWGGLDLPAGVKRWSL comes from the coding sequence GTGAGCCGGGTTGCCGTGATCGGTCTGGGCTATGTCGGGTTGCCGCTCGCGGCCGCGCTGGCCAGGCATTTCCCCACGGTCGGCATCGATATCGACAAGGGCCGGGTCGACGAGCTGCGGAACGGCCACGACCGCACCAACGAGCTGGACGGCGCGGCGCTGGCGGCATCGCCGCTGGAATATGCGACCGATATCGAAGCGGGCGCGGAGGCCGACGTCATCATCGTCACCGTGCCCACTCCGGTCGATCATGCCAACCAGCCCGATCTCGGCCCAGTGATGTCGGCGACCCGCAGTGTCGCCAGGATATTGAAGCCCGGCAGGGGCACGATCATCGTCTATGAGAGCACCGTCTATCCCGGCGTGACCGAGGATTTGTGCGGGCCCGAGCTGGAGAAGCTGTCGGGCCTGAAGCGCGGCACCGACTTCTTCCTCGGCTACAGCCCGGAACGCATCAATCCCGGCGACCGCGAGCATACCGTCGACCGCATTACCAAGGTGGTGGCTGGCGAAAATCCCGACGTGCTCGATACGCTCTGCCAGGTCTATGGTGCGGTAACGACGGGGGGCACTTTCCGCGCCGCATCGATCAAGGTCGCCGAGGCGGCCAAGGTGATCGAGAATGCCCAGCGCGACATCAACATCGCCTTCGTCAACGAAATCACGCAGATCTTCGGCAAGGTCGGCATATCGGTGTGGGACGTGCTTGCCGCCGCCGGGACCAAGTGGAACTTCCTGAAGTTCGTGCCGGGGCTCGTCGGCGGGCACTGCATCGGCGTCGACCCCTATTATCTCAGCCATCTCGCCCAGCAGCTCGGCCATTATCCGCGCGTCATCCTGGCCGGCCGCGGTATCAACGACGGGATGGGAGGCTGGGTCGCCGACCAGATTCACGAGCGTATCCCGAGCGGCTCGCGTATCCTGGTCCTTGGGCTCACCTTCAAGGAGAATGTGCCCGACCTGCGCAATTCGCGGGTGATAGACGTGGTCCGCCGGCTCGAATGGCTGCGCCATGAGGTGGTGATCCACGATCCGCTCGCCGATCCCGCCGAGGCGCGCCACGAATATGGGGTCGATCTGGCGGGCGACGCGCTCCAGCAGCGGTTCGATGTCGTCATCGGCGCGGTTTCCCATGCCGATTATGCGGGGATGTCCGCCGACCGGCTTGCCGCGCTGGTGGG